One part of the Amyelois transitella isolate CPQ chromosome 10, ilAmyTran1.1, whole genome shotgun sequence genome encodes these proteins:
- the LOC106137644 gene encoding protein YIPF5 has protein sequence MANYNPNDYAWQTQNNSQSYTFDTSNTFVDPGQTLDFQTFPTEHQNFSYDQTQGTLPPNNNQYYNPNLFTPAPITGEAPGETTEFDEPPLLDELEIYPDRILEKTLAVLNPFHGQSKADDANFLLRDTDIAGPIAFCLALAVCLFLSGNKAHFGYVYGLSVMSVILMYFLLSLMSRTEGVFTVLSVASVLGYCMLPMVVLAGLGIFVSLEGTIGLMISAVAVIWSALSASRLFVTMSGDAEQRPLIAYPCALVNGVFALLVLF, from the exons ATGGCTAATTACAATCCCAATGATTATGCTTGGCAAACCCAAAACAACAGCCAAAGTTATACATTTGATACTTCCAATACCTTTGTTGATCCAGGCCAAACTCTTG ACTTCCAGACATTTCCTACAGAGCACCAAAATTTTTCATATGATCAAACTCAAGGCACACTTCCTCCAAATAACAATCAGTACTATAATCCAAACTTATTTACACCAGCACCAATAACTGGAGAAGCTCCAGGAGAAACAACAGAGTTTGATGAGCCTCCTTTATTAGATGAGTTGGAGATATACCCAGACAGGATATTGGAGAAAACATTAGCAGTACTAAATCCTTTTCATGGACAATCTAAAGCTGATGATGCTAATTTCTTATTGAGGGACACTGATATAGCTGGACCTATAGCATTTTGTCTTGCATTGGCGGTTTGTTTATTCCTCTCAGGAAACAAGGCACACTTTGGATATGTGTATGGTCTCTCAGTCATGTCAgttatattaatgtattttttattgtctctGATGAGTCGCACAGAAGGTGTTTTTACTGTACTAAGTGTAGCTAGTGTGCTGGGATACTGTATGTTGCCTATGGTAGTATTGGCTGGATTAggaatttttgtttctttagaAGGAactataggactgatgatatCTGCAGTTGCAGTGATTTGGTCAGCTTTATCAGCAAGCAGATTGTTTGTGACTATGTCTGGAGATGCTGAACAAAGACCATTGATAGCATATCCTTGTGCTCTAGTAAATGGAGTATTTGCTTTGCTGGtacttttttaa
- the LOC106137710 gene encoding serine hydrolase-like protein 2, translating into MKSKLTEEWFITTKWGKIAIICWGDRHKPGVLLLHGYLDSAAVFEPLVSLLPDTYHYVCFDIPGHGKSDHLSTTLLVQQAFVVEIIKEVVNHLQWNNFACVAHSMGCLIASLYHHLYPGKIKKIVKIDPLLALTAYYYLNEAHGTWFKRRFKYYYDHYQLFNGAPPKLSKLDQLIESTMVARHLTREQADIVLSRSIVTAENGLVRTSTQPIMRLMLSVPAFKDSLVYILRHNAPPTLNIHGVKTKIPKKEKEYIQKLFVYDGPEIFHVFIDAHHDLHVTHPRDLVPHIVEFLDRKHFRAKL; encoded by the exons ATGAAATCAAAACTAACTGAAGAGTGGTTTATTACAACGAAATGGGGAAAAATTGCGA TCATCTGTTGGGGAGACAGACACAAACCAGGAGTGCTCCTTCTCCATGGCTATTTGGACTCCGCGGCGGTCTTCGAGCCTTTGGTGTCGCTACTTCCTGATACATATCACTATGTCTGCTTTGATATCCCTG GGCACGGAAAATCGGATCATTTGTCGACTACCCTGCTAGTCCAACAAGCTTTCGTGGTAGAAATAATAAAGGAGGTAGTCAACCATTTGCAATGGAACAACTTCGCTTGCGTGGCACACTCCATGGGGTGTTTAATAG caTCATTGTACCACCATCTCTACCCAGGGAAaatcaagaaaatagtaaaaatcgACCCACTCTTGGCCTTGAcagcttattattatttaaatgaagcACACGGTACCTGGTTTAAACGGcgtttcaaatattattacgaCCACTATCAACTATTCAACGG GGCCCCTCCAAAGCTGTCTAAACTTGACCAACTCATAGAATCCACGATGGTCGCACGTCATTTGACTCGCGAGCAAGCGGACATTGTGCTGTCGCGGTCCATAGTGACAGCTGAAAATGGTCTCGTCAG AACATCGACTCAACCCATTATGCGTTTGATGCTCAGCGTGCCAGCTTTCAAAGACTCCTTAGTGTACATCCTGCGACACAACGCTCCTCCCACGCTTAACATCCACGGGGTCAAAACCAAAATACCCAAGAAAGAGAAAGAGTACATCCAGAAACTCTTTGTGTATGATGGTCCCgaaatatttcatgtgttTATTGATGCTCATCACGATTTACATGTGACTCATCCTAGAGATTTAGTGCCGCATATAGTGGAGTTTTTGGACAGGAAACATTTTAGAgcaaaattatga
- the LOC106137645 gene encoding transmembrane emp24 domain-containing protein 7, whose translation MITTPVLVTILLSLISGIVSKSVELTFELPDSAVECFYQDIEKNTSAALEYQVITGGQYDVDVKIEGPNKQILYQQQKMQYDSFQFTAQQTGVYKVCFSNEFSTFSHKLVYMEMNVGPEKALPGVGEHATVLTQLETSANDIHTALNQIIDHQTHHRLREAQSRKRAEDLNDRVFWWSTGETVAIVCVAIAQVMILKNFFSDRPTLYSRM comes from the exons atgattACAACACCTGTTTtagttacaatattattatcattaatcAGTGGAATAGTTTCCAAAAGTGTGGAGTTGACTTTTGAACTACCTGATAGTGCTGTTGAATGTTTTTATCAagatatagaaaagaatactTCAGCAGCATTAGAATACCAA GTTATAACTGGAGGCCAGTATGACGTAGATGTGAAAATAGAAGGCCCTAATAAACAAATCCTTTACCAGCAGCAAAAGATGCAATATGATTCATTCCAATTTACAGCCCAACAAACAG gtgTTTACAAAGTCTGCTTCAGCAATGAATTCAGTACATTCTCACACAAACTGGTTTATATGGAAATGAATGTTGGACCCGAGAAAGCTTTACCAGGTGTTGGAGAACATGCCACTGTTCTCACACAG cTGGAAACTTCAGCAAATGATATCCATACAGCACTTAACCAAATTATTGACCACCAAACTCACCATAGACTCAGAGAAGCCCAAAGCCGGAAAAGAGCAGAAGACTTGAATGACAGAGTGTTCTGGTGGTCTACTGGCGAGACTGTGGCCATTGTCTGTGTTGCTATAGCTCAAGTCATGATCCTAAAGAACTTCTTCAGTGATAGACCTACACTGTACAGTCGAATGtag
- the LOC106137709 gene encoding uncharacterized protein LOC106137709 isoform X2 — MYTFVELALSVGVLVSLITALSACVCGCKNSNQKASTQNNQRSLPEIPHPVGRHDSGDTASEIYATVNLDEGAKASAIASTSREHPYEHAYAKLQNESHNITVEITPDQRSEDEIQIDEREATQSGPESVMISASVAISGQLPSSQELPYITPPSPRARADTAAHFSGDSTDSAKGYTSISVREPLSNIRAQSVKPPTQPHYATVSDDSDEMYAAIEEAEAGGSDTYAQITPERRAADCDAGSAARRSAPPEIGASTSNATHSRQASSSSCSLSTGALGSPKPEKRQANSPLPPPPAHAPHHAVVHAAVHATSHATANVRAQHQRISSTGDLHSNDKFRRSLNEKHQRNNSCVSSSDFYGCNYPVEKHRFSSGDLIRPLVAKELNFDIDHKDSPVDNLYNSIDGPGYSNYSPEVATSASSEQRLTESPSRNVEEMYAKVLKKKGKDDPIRRSKDLTNNEVDGVAPKFRGDDPGYETIDRKKSVNHGYETIAHKERKISQNQDPGYETVKDVNKPGNSNFSNNNLLKLNHAVVDSGPNSIISSDHGYEHISKTDNNASDSDPNYEVLRNQPSTPPYATIAPNYKIQPTYSTVNKRSSHGNNNEETSSIQEPNYESMPHDPLYTTGSESDPNYESVRPKYSNYESVGTKDPNYESLRYKEPKYESVRSKDPMYDSVRYKKDPNYESVKYFEVAKKEPLYDAVSGKRPGGAAGGAAGGERAAQPRNSINGGDATVSDYFQV, encoded by the exons ATGTATACTTTCGTAGAGTTAGCTTTGAGTGTGGGGGTGCTCGTATCACTTATTACGGCACTCTCAGCCTGTGTTTGCGGCTGTAAAAATTCTAATCAGAA GGCATCTACCCAGAATAATCAGCGCAGTCTACCTGAGATCCCGCACCCAGTGGGGAGGCACGACAGTGGGGATACTGCTTCAGAAATATATGCTACTGTCAATTTAGATGAAG GTGCCAAAGCTTCGGCTATCGCGTCCACGAGTAGGGAGCACCCCTACGAGCATGCATATGCAAAGCTTCAGAATGAGTCTCATAACAT TACGGTGGAAATCACTCCTGATCAAAGATCGGAggatgaaattcaaatagatgAACGGGAAGCGACACAGTCCGGCCCAG AATCAGTAATGATATCCGCGTCAGTGGCCATAAGCGGGCAGCTGCCGTCCAGCCAGGAGCTGCCGTACATCACGCCGCCGTCGCCGCGGGCGCGCGCCGACACCGCCGCGCACTTCAGCGGCGACTCCACAGACTCCGCCA AGGGCTACACCAGTATATCGGTCCGCGAGCCTCTCAGCAACATCCGAGCACAGAGCGTGAAACCGCCCACGCAGCCGCACTACGCCACCGTGTCGGATGACTCAG ATGAGATGTACGCGGCGATCGAGGAGGCGGAGGCGGGCGGCTCGGACACGTACGCGCAGATCACGCCCGAGAGGCGCGCCGCCGACTGCGACGCCGGCAGTGCGGCCAG GAGAAGTGCGCCACCTGAAATTGGAGCTTCCACTTCTAATGCGACACACTCTCGGCAag CATCTTCATCGTCATGTTCTCTATCGACGGGCGCTCTCGGGTCGCCGAAGCCTGAGAAGCGCCAGGCCAACTCCCCgctgccgccgccgcccgcgcatGCGCCGCATCATGCTGTAGTACATGCCGCCGTACATGCCACTTCGCATGCCACAGCGAATGTTAGGGCGCAGCACCAACGAATATCTAGCACAG gTGACCTTCACAGCAATGACAAGTTTCGTCGCAGTCTCAACGAAAAACACCAACGAAACAACAGCTGTGTCAGTTCATCGGATTTCTACGGCTGCAACTACCCCGTCGAGAAGCACCGCTTCAGTTCTGGCGATCTCATCCGCCCGCTAGTCGCCAAAGAGCTCAACTTCGATATAGATCACAAAGACAGCCCCGTCGACAATTTGTACAACTCCATCGACGGACCCGGCTACAGCAACTACTCGCCAGAGGTCGCCACCTCCGCAAGCTCAGAACAACGACTCACAGAAAGCCCCTCGCGAAACGTCGAAGAAATGTACGCAAAAGTCTTgaagaaaaaaggaaaagacGACCCGATACGAAGATCCAAAGATCTCACCAACAACGAAGTGGATGGCGTCGCGCCCAAGTTCCGCGGAGATGACCCCGGATACGAAACTATTGACAGAAAGAAATCAGTCAACCACGGCTACGAAACTATCGCTCACAAAGAACGCAAGATCTCACAAAACCAAGACCCCGGTTACGAAACCGTTAAAGATGTCAATAAACCAGGCAATTCCAACTTTTCAAACAACAATTTGCTAAAATTAAACCACGCAGTCGTTGATAGTGGACCCAACAGCATCATCAGTAGTGATCACGGGTACGAGCACATCTCCAAGACCGACAACAATGCTTCAGATTCCGATCCCAATTACGAAGTGCTACGGAATCAACCATCCACTCCGCCATATGCTACAATAGCacctaattataaaatacagccGACGTACTCCACCGTCAATAAAAGATCCTCACATGGCAATAACAATGAAGAAACTAGTTCTATCCAAGAGCCGAATTACGAATCGATGCCGCATGATCCATTATACACCACAGGCAGTGAATCGGATCCAAACTATGAATCCGTGCGGCCAAAGTACTCCAATTACGAGAGTGTCGGCACCAAGGATCCAAATTACGAGTCTTTAAGATACAAAGAACCCAAATATGAATCCGTGAGATCTAAAGATCCGATGTACGACTCGGTGAGATATAAGAAAGATCCTAACTACGAGAGTGTAAAGTATTTCGAGGTGGCCAAGAAGGAGCCGCTTTACGACGCCGTGTCGGGCAAGCGGccgggcggcgcggcgggcggcgcggcgggcggcgagCGCGCAGCGCAGCCCAGAAACAGTATTAACGGCGGCGACGCCACAGTCAGTGATTACTTTCAAGTCTAA
- the LOC106137709 gene encoding uncharacterized protein LOC106137709 isoform X1 produces the protein MYTFVELALSVGVLVSLITALSACVCGCKNSNQKSELVGTAGVVKIRFDEEVLSPTPTTPASVKRASTQNNQRSLPEIPHPVGRHDSGDTASEIYATVNLDEGAKASAIASTSREHPYEHAYAKLQNESHNITVEITPDQRSEDEIQIDEREATQSGPESVMISASVAISGQLPSSQELPYITPPSPRARADTAAHFSGDSTDSAKGYTSISVREPLSNIRAQSVKPPTQPHYATVSDDSDEMYAAIEEAEAGGSDTYAQITPERRAADCDAGSAARRSAPPEIGASTSNATHSRQASSSSCSLSTGALGSPKPEKRQANSPLPPPPAHAPHHAVVHAAVHATSHATANVRAQHQRISSTGDLHSNDKFRRSLNEKHQRNNSCVSSSDFYGCNYPVEKHRFSSGDLIRPLVAKELNFDIDHKDSPVDNLYNSIDGPGYSNYSPEVATSASSEQRLTESPSRNVEEMYAKVLKKKGKDDPIRRSKDLTNNEVDGVAPKFRGDDPGYETIDRKKSVNHGYETIAHKERKISQNQDPGYETVKDVNKPGNSNFSNNNLLKLNHAVVDSGPNSIISSDHGYEHISKTDNNASDSDPNYEVLRNQPSTPPYATIAPNYKIQPTYSTVNKRSSHGNNNEETSSIQEPNYESMPHDPLYTTGSESDPNYESVRPKYSNYESVGTKDPNYESLRYKEPKYESVRSKDPMYDSVRYKKDPNYESVKYFEVAKKEPLYDAVSGKRPGGAAGGAAGGERAAQPRNSINGGDATVSDYFQV, from the exons ATGTATACTTTCGTAGAGTTAGCTTTGAGTGTGGGGGTGCTCGTATCACTTATTACGGCACTCTCAGCCTGTGTTTGCGGCTGTAAAAATTCTAATCAGAA AAGTGAGTTGGTGGGTACTGCTGGAGTAGTCAAAATCCGTTTTGACGAAGAGGTACTGTCCCCTACGCCCACCACTCCAGCATCTGTCAAGCG GGCATCTACCCAGAATAATCAGCGCAGTCTACCTGAGATCCCGCACCCAGTGGGGAGGCACGACAGTGGGGATACTGCTTCAGAAATATATGCTACTGTCAATTTAGATGAAG GTGCCAAAGCTTCGGCTATCGCGTCCACGAGTAGGGAGCACCCCTACGAGCATGCATATGCAAAGCTTCAGAATGAGTCTCATAACAT TACGGTGGAAATCACTCCTGATCAAAGATCGGAggatgaaattcaaatagatgAACGGGAAGCGACACAGTCCGGCCCAG AATCAGTAATGATATCCGCGTCAGTGGCCATAAGCGGGCAGCTGCCGTCCAGCCAGGAGCTGCCGTACATCACGCCGCCGTCGCCGCGGGCGCGCGCCGACACCGCCGCGCACTTCAGCGGCGACTCCACAGACTCCGCCA AGGGCTACACCAGTATATCGGTCCGCGAGCCTCTCAGCAACATCCGAGCACAGAGCGTGAAACCGCCCACGCAGCCGCACTACGCCACCGTGTCGGATGACTCAG ATGAGATGTACGCGGCGATCGAGGAGGCGGAGGCGGGCGGCTCGGACACGTACGCGCAGATCACGCCCGAGAGGCGCGCCGCCGACTGCGACGCCGGCAGTGCGGCCAG GAGAAGTGCGCCACCTGAAATTGGAGCTTCCACTTCTAATGCGACACACTCTCGGCAag CATCTTCATCGTCATGTTCTCTATCGACGGGCGCTCTCGGGTCGCCGAAGCCTGAGAAGCGCCAGGCCAACTCCCCgctgccgccgccgcccgcgcatGCGCCGCATCATGCTGTAGTACATGCCGCCGTACATGCCACTTCGCATGCCACAGCGAATGTTAGGGCGCAGCACCAACGAATATCTAGCACAG gTGACCTTCACAGCAATGACAAGTTTCGTCGCAGTCTCAACGAAAAACACCAACGAAACAACAGCTGTGTCAGTTCATCGGATTTCTACGGCTGCAACTACCCCGTCGAGAAGCACCGCTTCAGTTCTGGCGATCTCATCCGCCCGCTAGTCGCCAAAGAGCTCAACTTCGATATAGATCACAAAGACAGCCCCGTCGACAATTTGTACAACTCCATCGACGGACCCGGCTACAGCAACTACTCGCCAGAGGTCGCCACCTCCGCAAGCTCAGAACAACGACTCACAGAAAGCCCCTCGCGAAACGTCGAAGAAATGTACGCAAAAGTCTTgaagaaaaaaggaaaagacGACCCGATACGAAGATCCAAAGATCTCACCAACAACGAAGTGGATGGCGTCGCGCCCAAGTTCCGCGGAGATGACCCCGGATACGAAACTATTGACAGAAAGAAATCAGTCAACCACGGCTACGAAACTATCGCTCACAAAGAACGCAAGATCTCACAAAACCAAGACCCCGGTTACGAAACCGTTAAAGATGTCAATAAACCAGGCAATTCCAACTTTTCAAACAACAATTTGCTAAAATTAAACCACGCAGTCGTTGATAGTGGACCCAACAGCATCATCAGTAGTGATCACGGGTACGAGCACATCTCCAAGACCGACAACAATGCTTCAGATTCCGATCCCAATTACGAAGTGCTACGGAATCAACCATCCACTCCGCCATATGCTACAATAGCacctaattataaaatacagccGACGTACTCCACCGTCAATAAAAGATCCTCACATGGCAATAACAATGAAGAAACTAGTTCTATCCAAGAGCCGAATTACGAATCGATGCCGCATGATCCATTATACACCACAGGCAGTGAATCGGATCCAAACTATGAATCCGTGCGGCCAAAGTACTCCAATTACGAGAGTGTCGGCACCAAGGATCCAAATTACGAGTCTTTAAGATACAAAGAACCCAAATATGAATCCGTGAGATCTAAAGATCCGATGTACGACTCGGTGAGATATAAGAAAGATCCTAACTACGAGAGTGTAAAGTATTTCGAGGTGGCCAAGAAGGAGCCGCTTTACGACGCCGTGTCGGGCAAGCGGccgggcggcgcggcgggcggcgcggcgggcggcgagCGCGCAGCGCAGCCCAGAAACAGTATTAACGGCGGCGACGCCACAGTCAGTGATTACTTTCAAGTCTAA
- the LOC106137648 gene encoding nucleoporin NDC1, which yields METKSEIFSQRLIIAVLWNIGLQTFIAVLLVFLIQIDILHPLSWIASTLTDIFGWKMGLNIILLGLVSFFHAYIYGNYYTIPVPKYFTRFSLFLNLFSVQNVTFSILYALSGYFTMSLYSSLAKSNFNTLKKKCEHFDGQCLMEQSLYLQFGGMWMGLYYFLNTHILSPTLLLFPHIYQDKFQQIKLAVSNILSTGFRNSILPVVYYCIFYYIWGSKPRTVVSDVYGAYLEDPPLDNLYNLFTSGIWIGLWFYTSLFLISVYTMRTVFNIVLTEPMKFPIESDSSLTLHNALAQRSQFNGYLGAQDLRILAMTDPARRHNIFTLSQPGGHPRNWNNLLEQCLNIINDFSKELDNINGDGKKIEINNSDQKKLMNISPKSGLYSSKLRNLAESPKLIELKDYNRNKVENTFANAVKEELNIFVNKLCQKPGIHYFFGELTDTKLKYLLLHAQPVMWTCEGLAFIASASLTEDKYGVVQNDLPAIMSALVNLKQNLDKLSKPGLVPRKHILHDLLAIKIKSALVSAVKRSIYKIVITFSKYIHEIPLDPDVQTAIQPFLMCKEA from the coding sequence ATGGAGACCAAAAGTGAAATTTTTTCACAAAGATTAATTATAGCAGTGTTGTGGAATATTGGACTACAGACTTTTATCGCTGTACTATTGGTATTTCTAATACAAATTGACATACTACATCCCCTATCATGGATTGCTTCTACACTCACCGACATTTTTGGGTGGAAAATGGGTCTGAATATAATTCTTCTTGGTTTAGTGTCTTTTTTCCATGCTTATATTTATGGTAATTACTATACGATTCCAGTGCCGAAATACTTTACGAGGTTTTCATTGTttctgaatttattttctgtacaAAATGTAACATTTAGTATTCTCTATGCATTGAGTGGATATTTTACAATGAGTTTGTATTCATCTTTGGCTAAAAGCAACTTTAATACactaaagaaaaaatgtgAACATTTTGATGGGCAGTGTCTCATGGAACAAAGTTTGTATCTGCAATTTGGCGGAATGTGGATGGGTTTGTACTACTTCTTAAATACTCATATTTTAAGCCCTACACTTCTCTTGTTTCCTCACATTTATCAGGACAAGTTTCAACAAATCAAACTGGCTGTGAGTAATATACTTTCTACAGGATTTAGGAATTCTATCCTCCCTgttgtttattattgtattttttactatatatGGGGGAGTAAACCAAGAACTGTGGTATCAGATGTATATGGTGCATATTTAGAAGATCCTCCATTAGATAATTTGTACAACTTATTCACATCTGGTATTTGGATTGGACTTTGGTTCTATACTAGTTTATTCTTAATATCTGTGTATACTATGAGAACGGTATTCAATATTGTGCTCACCGAACCAATGAAATTTCCTATAGAATCAGATTCAAGTCTAACATTACATAATGCATTAGCTCAAAGATCACAATTCAATGGTTATTTGGGAGCACAGGACTTGAGAATCTTAGCCATGACTGATCCTGCTAGAAGAcataatattttcacattGTCGCAACCTGGAGGTCATCCAAGAAACtggaataatttattagaacaATGCCTGAATATCATAAATGATTTCAGCAAAGAATTGGATAATATTAATGGAGATGGaaagaaaatagaaattaataattctgatCAAAAAAAGTTGATGAATATAAGTCCTAAAAGTGGCTTGTATTCAAGTAAATTAAGGAATTTGGCAGAGTCACCAAAGTTGATTGAACTCAAAGATTACAATAGGAACAAAGTTGAAAACACATTTGCAAACGCAGTGAAGGAAGAACTGAACATATTTGTGAACAAATTATGCCAAAAACCAGGTATTCACTATTTTTTTGGAGAGTTGACAGATACAAAGCTGAAATATTTGTTGTTGCATGCTCAGCCTGTAATGTGGACTTGTGAAGGGTTGGCCTTCATTGCATCAGCTTCATTGACAGAGGACAAATATGGAGTAGTCCAGAATGACTTGCCTGCCATCATGTCTGCACTGGTGAATCTCAAACAGAACTTGGACAAGCTGAGCAAACCGGGCCTGGTGCCCAGAAAGCATATTTTGCACGACTTgcttgcaataaaaataaagagtgCCCTCGTATCAGCAGTCAAAAGAAGTATctataaaatagtaataacttTTTCAAAGTATATTCATGAAATACCTCTGGATCCAGATGTTCAAACTGCCATTCAACCATTTTTAATGTGTAAAGAGGCTTAA